In Colletotrichum lupini chromosome 6, complete sequence, a single window of DNA contains:
- a CDS encoding TLC domain-containing protein — translation MTAAESPMAQSTAPASAGKDQIATRRRRKSSVRGHGHGHDANARQPSKQEQLDRLSKRSRARAILRRCKHIAVKHTWTTPLVMVLVFLSLYAVNPTESNIIHHFIFLSYKIPQQGLDAAAGAESDAPAQYGKGLWDIAFVCFYATVLSFTREFIMQELLRPLAKSLGIRSRGKQLRFMEQAYTAVYFGILGPFGLYVMSRTPVWYFNTTGMYETFPHKTHEAVVKFYYLFEAAYWAQQALVMLLGLEKPRKDYYELVAHHCVTLALIGLSYQFHFTYMGIAVYLTHDISDFFMAMSKTFNYVDAPITGPWYCLSLASWIYLRHFINLKILWSILTEFSTVGPYELNWETQQYKCLLSKIITFSLLGLLQSLNLFWLFFLVRIGYRYVFQGVEQDDRSEAEESEAEPMETIDEVSKIDVAPVAAAAGGEAAQAVANGVAKAVGGGGIASRTRSRRAA, via the exons ATGACTGCCGCCGAATCGCCCATGGCTCAGTCTACCGCCCCGGCCTCGGCCGGCAAAGACCAGATCGCGACCCGCCGTCGTAGAAAGTCGAGCGTGCGAGGCCACGGCCACGGTCACGACGCCAACGCCCGCCAGCCCTCCAAGCAGGAGCAGCTCGACCGCCTCTCCAAGCGCAGCCGCGCCCGCGCCATCCTCCGCCGCTGCAAGCACATCGCCGTCAAGCACACCTGGACCACGCCCCTCGTCATGGTCCTCGTCTTCCTCTCCCTCTACGCCGTCAACCCCACCGAGTCCAACATCATCCATCACTTCATCTTCCTCTCCTACAAGATCCCTCAGCAAGGTCTCgatgccgccgccggcgcTGAATCCGACGCGCCCGCGCAGTATGGCAAGGGTCTCTGGGATATCGCTTTCGTCTGCTTCTACGCCACAGTCCTCTCCTTCACTCGCGAGTTCATCATGCAGGAGCTCCTCCGCCCGCTCGCAAAGTCCCTCGGCATCCGCTCCCGCGGAAAGCAGCTGCGCTTCATGGAGCAGGCCTACACCGCCGTCTACTTTGGCATCCTCGGCCCCTTTGGACTGTACGTCATGAGCCGCACGCCCGTCTGGTACTTCAACACCACCGGCATGTACGAGACGTTCCCCCACAAGACCCACGAGGCCGTCGTCAAGTTCTACTACCTGTTCGAGGCGGCCTACTGGGCGCAGCAGGCGCTCGTCATGCTCCTCGGTCTCGAGAAGCCGCGCAAGGATTACTACGAGCTCGTCGCGCACCACTGCGTGACGTTGGCCCTCATCGGCCTGAGCTACCAGTTTCACTTCACCTACATGGGTATCGCTGTCTACCTGACCCACGACATCAGCGACTTTTTCATGGCA ATGTCCAAGACTTTCAACTACGTTGACGCACCCATCACGGGTCCCTGGTACTGCCTGTCCCTCGCCTCGTGGATCTACCTCCGCCACTTCATCAACCTCAAGATCCTCTGGTCCATCCTCACCGAGTTCTCCACCGTCGGCCCCTACGAGCTCAACTGGGAGACGCAGCAGTACAAGTGCCTCCTCTCCAAGATCATCACCTTCAGCCTGCTCGGTCTCCTGCAGTCCCTCAACCTCTTCTGGCTCTTCTTCCTCGTGCGCATCGGATACCGCTACGTCTTCCAGGGCGTCGAGCAGGACGACCGCTCCGAGGCCGAGGAGTCCGAGGCTGAGCCCATGGAGACCATTGACGAGGTGTCCAAGATCGACGTCGCGCCCGTGGCGGCTGCCGCTGGCGGGGAGGCTGCGCAGGCTGTTGCGAACGGTGTGGCTAAGGCGGTTGGCGGGGGTGGCATCGCGTCACGAACCAGGAGCCGCCGCGCTGCGTAA
- a CDS encoding glycosyl hydrolase family 18: MQFGRSTTLVTSAIVLLTTIFLTHAYTNLFTHLPIPFFTSNTTDTMGGGPVQGFRSVAYFVNWAIYARKHRPQDLPVENLTHILYAFANVRSDTGEVHLTDGWADTDIHWEGDSWNDVGTNLYGCMKQLNLLKRRNRNLKILLSVGGWTYSSNFKAPASTPQGRDTFARSCVDLIKNLGFDGIDIDWEYPQSPSEASDFVALLQAVRSAMDNYASTLPEWYHFELTVACPAGAQNYQKLNLPAMDPLLDFWNLMAYDYAGSWDTTAGHQANLQPCRQNPRSTPFSTAAALAHYTSHGVSPDKIVLGMPLYGRAFENTDGPGTPYSGVGEGSWENGVFDYKVLPMPGAQEYHDEETGASYSYDAGRRKMVTYDTVHMARKKAEYIRGWGLGGAMWWESSADKPGHESLIGNVVHTFSGPHGLLRRDNCLTYPETKYDNLRNGFAG; this comes from the exons ATGCAATTCGGACGCTCGACAACCCTCGTCACCTCTGCCATAGTCCTCTTGACCACCATCTTCTTGACACACGCCTACACGAACCTCTTCACACACCTACCTATTCCCTTTTTCACATCAAACACCACAGACACCATGGGCGGCGGTCCAGTCCAAGGCTTCCGCTCGGTCGCCTACTTTGTCAACTG GGCAATCTACGCCCGCAAGCACCGCCCCCAAGACCTCCCCGTCGAGAACCTCACCCACATCCTCTACGCCTTCGCCAACGTGCGCTCCGACACGGGCGAGGTCCACCTCACCGACGGCTGGGCCGACACGGACATCCACTGGGAGGGCGACAGCTGGAACGACGTCGGGACAAACCTCTACGGCTGCATGAAGCAGCTCAACCTCCTCAAGCGCCGCAACCGCAACCTCAAGATCCTCCTGTCCGTCGGCGGCTGGACGTACTCGTCCAACTTCAAGGCCCCCGCCAGCACGCCCCAGGGCCGCGATACCTTTGCCCGCAGCTGCGTCGACCTCATCAAGAACCTGGGCTTTGATGG CATCGACATTGACTGGGAATACCCCCAATCCCCCTCCGAAGCCTCCGACTTCGTCGCCCTCCTCCAGGCCGTCCGCTCCGCCATGGACAACTACGCCTCCACCCTGCCAGAGTGGTACCACTTCGAGCTGACAGTCGCCTGCCCCGCCGGCGCCCAAAACTACCAAAAGCTCAACCTCCCTGCCATGGACCCCCTCCTCGACTTCTGGAACCTCATGGCCTACGACTACGCCGGCTCGTGGGACACCACCGCCGGCCACCAGGCCAACCTCCAGCCCTGCCGACAGAACCCGCGCTCGACGCCCTTCAGCACCGCCGCTGCCTTGGCGCACTACACTTCCCATGGCGTGTCCCCTGACAAGATCGTGCTGGGGATGCCGCTGTACGGGCGCGCCTTTGAGAATACGGATGGGCCCGGCACGCCGTATTCTGGGGTCGGGGAGGGGAGCTGGGAGAATGGCGTCTTTGATTACAAGGTGTTGCCGATGCCGGGCGCGCAGGAGTATCATGACGAGGAGACGGGTGCGAGTTACTCGTATGATGCggggaggaggaagatggTCACGTACGATACGGTGCACATGGCGAGGAAGAAGGCTGAATATATTCGGGGATGGGGTCTTGGTGGTGCCATGTGGTGGGAGAGCAGTGCTGATAAGCCTGGGCACGAGTCGCTGATTGGGAACGTGGTTCATACGTTTAGTGGTCCGCATGGGTTGCTGCGGCGGGATAACTGTCTGACGTATCCCGAGACCAAGTATGACAATTTACGGAACGGGTTCGCAGGTTGA